A region of Neovison vison isolate M4711 chromosome 7, ASM_NN_V1, whole genome shotgun sequence DNA encodes the following proteins:
- the EIF3K gene encoding eukaryotic translation initiation factor 3 subunit K: MAMFEQMRANVGKLLKGIDRYNPENLATLERYVETQAKENAYDLEANLAVLKLYQFNPAFFQTTVTAQILLKALTNLPHTDFTLCKCMIDQAHQEERPIRQILYLGDLLETCHFQAFWQALDENMDLLEGITGFEDSVRKFICHVVGITYQHIDRWLLAEMLGDLTDSQLKVWMSKYGWSADESGQIFICSQEESIKPKNIVEKIDFDSVSSIMASSQ; encoded by the exons ATGGCGATGTTTGAGCAGATGAGAGCGAACGTGGGCAAGTTGCTCAAGGGTATCGACAG GTACAATCCTGAGAATCTGGCCACCCTGGAACGGTATGTGGAGACACAGGCCAAGGAGAACGCCTATGATCTGGAAGCCAACCTGGCTGTCCTGAAGCT gTACCAGTTCAACCCAGCCTTCTTTCAGACCACAGTCACTGCCCAGATCCTGCTGAAGGCCCTCACCAACCTGCCCCACACGGACTTCACACTGTGCAAGTGCATGATTGATCAGGCACAC CAAGAAGAACGGCCAATCCGACAAATTTTATACCTCGGAGACCTGCTGGAGACCTGCCACTTCCAGGCCTTCTGG CAAGCCCTGGATGAAAACATGGACCTTCTGGAAGGTATAACTGGCTTTGAAGACTCTGTTCGAAAAT TTATCTGCCACGTTGTGGGCATCACTTACCAGCACATTGATCGCTGGCTGCTGGCTGAGATGCTCGGGGATCTGACAG ACAGCCAGCTGAAGGTGTGGATGAGCAAGTACGGCTGGAGTGCTGACGAGTCGGGCCAGATCTTCATCTGTAGCCAGGAGGAGAGCATCAAGCCCAAGAACATCGTGGAGAAGATCGATTTTGACA GTGTGTCCAGCATCATGGCCTCCTCCCAGTAA